Within Actinosynnema pretiosum, the genomic segment ACGCCGCGAGCAGCGAGGCGAGGCCGAACGCGGTGGCGCCGGTGAGCAGCAGCCGCTTGCGCCCGACGCGGTCGGCGAGGTTGCCCATGACCAGCAGCAGCCCGGCGAGGGCGAGCGAGTAGACGTCGCCGATCCACAGGATCTGGGTGGCGCTGGGGGCGAGGTCGGCGGTCAGGGAGGGCACGGCCAGGGAGAGGACGGTGCCGTCGACGGCCATGACGAGGACGGCCAGCGCCAGCACGGCCAGCGCGGCCCAGCGGCGGCGGGCCGTGAGCGGGGAGTGGGTGGTCTCGGACGTGGACACGCAAGAAACTGTACCGACCAGACGGTGCAGTTTCCAATGGGGGAGACTGGCGCCACGACTCCCGAGGCAGAGGTGAGACATGGGTCGCACGACCGGACGGTCCCCCGAGGACACCCGCCGCCTGGTGCTGGACGCGGCGGCGCGGGAGATCTGCCGCGACGGCATCAGGACCAGCCTGGACGCGATCGCCCAGCGCGCGGGCGTGTCCAAGGGCGGCCTGATCTACCACTTCCCGAACAAGGAGGCGCTGCACCGGGCGCTGGTCCAGCAGGAGGTGGACGAGTGGCGGGAGCTGGTCGAGCGCGAGGTGGACCCGGAGGAGCGCGGCCCCGGCAGGCTGATCCGCGCCTACGTGCGGGCGAGCCTGGCCCCGTTCGACGGCGCGGACGTGCGCGAGCGGTTCCGGCTGTTCGCGCAGCTCAGCACGGTCCCGGCGGCGGTGCGGGCGGCGGAGGAGGACGAGGCGCGCTGGCAGCGCGAGCTGGAGGCGGACGGTGTGCCGCAGGCGACCAGGGTGCTGGTCGTCGCGGCGGCGGAC encodes:
- a CDS encoding TetR family transcriptional regulator, with the protein product MGRTTGRSPEDTRRLVLDAAAREICRDGIRTSLDAIAQRAGVSKGGLIYHFPNKEALHRALVQQEVDEWRELVEREVDPEERGPGRLIRAYVRASLAPFDGADVRERFRLFAQLSTVPAAVRAAEEDEARWQRELEADGVPQATRVLVVAAADGACGPPLLGSALPDEVRERLKADLLALVDAAVGAPVRAG